One segment of Ipomoea triloba cultivar NCNSP0323 chromosome 12, ASM357664v1 DNA contains the following:
- the LOC115998704 gene encoding alpha/beta hydrolase domain-containing protein WAV2-like isoform X1, translated as MAPLLLYLTWMLYGVAGTVLAVMALLVAFQDRFVYEPVLPGVPKSYHITPARLRLLYEDVWLRSSDGVHLHAWFIKFFPHRRGPTVLFFQENAGNIAHRLEMIRKLLRKLHCNVFMLSYRGYGASDGYPSQHGITKDAQAAIDHLIQRTDIDTSRIVVFGRSLGGAVGAVLAKNNPDKVSALILENTFTSILDMAGILVPFLKWFIGGSDSKGLKLLNFLVRSPWNTIDVVGQIKQPILFLSGLQDELVPPSHMEMLYARAAACNRQCLFVKFPTGMHMDTWLAGGDKYWRTIQQFMEQTVSDKKDDELQGEEYHKSNVMKCCSV; from the exons ATGGCGCCCCTGCTGTTGTACTTGACGTGGATGCTGTACGGCGTGGCAGGGACGGTGCTGGCGGTGATGGCATTGCTGGTGGCGTTCCAAGATAGGTTTGTCTATGAGCCGGTGTTGCCTGGCGTCCCCAAGTCCTATCACATTACGCCTGCTCGCCTCCGCCTCCTCTACGAAGACGTCTGGCTCAGATCTTCCGACGGCGTCCACCTCCATGCCTGGTTCATCAAGTTTTTTCCTCACCGCCGAG GCCCAACCGTGCTCTTTTTTCAGGAAAATGCAGGAA ATATTGCCCACCGTCTTGAAATGATTCGCAAATTGTTACGAAAGTTGCACTGTAATGTTTTTATGCTTTCATACCGAGG CTATGGTGCCAGTGATGGATACCCTTCTCAGCATGGAATTACAAAGGATGCTCAA GCAGCAATAGATCATCTGATTCAGAGGACAGATATTGACACGTCTAGAATAGTAGTTTTTGGAAGATCACTAGGAGGAGCAGTTGGTGCTGTACTTGCCAAAAATAATCCTGATAAG GTCTCAGCACTGATTTTGGAGAATACTTTTACCTCTATCCTTGACATGGCCGGAATTCTTGTGCCCTTCTTGAAGTGGTTTATTGGAGGAAGTGATTCAAAGGGACTCAAACTTCTTAATTTTCTGGTTAGATCTCCATGGAATACCATTGATGTTGTTGGCCAG ATCAAACAACCAATCCTTTTCCTCTCTGGTTTACAAGATGAATTGGTTCCCCCATCCCACATGGAGATGCTATATGCCAGGGCAGCTGCATGCAATAGGCAATGCTTATTTGTGAAGTTTCCGACCGGAATGCACATGGATACATGGTTGGCTGGTGGTGATAAATATTGGAGAACAATTCAGCAGTTTATGGAACAAACTGTTTCGGATAAGAAGGATGATGAACTACAAGGGGAAGAGTACCACAAGAGCAACG
- the LOC115998704 gene encoding alpha/beta hydrolase domain-containing protein WAV2-like isoform X2, translating to MAPLLLYLTWMLYGVAGTVLAVMALLVAFQDRFVYEPVLPGVPKSYHITPARLRLLYEDVWLRSSDGVHLHAWFIKFFPHRRGPTVLFFQENAGNIAHRLEMIRKLLRKLHCNVFMLSYRGYGASDGYPSQHGITKDAQVLIATTIFMPYRVQLYLSVFGRSLGGAVGAVLAKNNPDKVSALILENTFTSILDMAGILVPFLKWFIGGSDSKGLKLLNFLVRSPWNTIDVVGQIKQPILFLSGLQDELVPPSHMEMLYARAAACNRQCLFVKFPTGMHMDTWLAGGDKYWRTIQQFMEQTVSDKKDDELQGEEYHKSNVMKCCSV from the exons ATGGCGCCCCTGCTGTTGTACTTGACGTGGATGCTGTACGGCGTGGCAGGGACGGTGCTGGCGGTGATGGCATTGCTGGTGGCGTTCCAAGATAGGTTTGTCTATGAGCCGGTGTTGCCTGGCGTCCCCAAGTCCTATCACATTACGCCTGCTCGCCTCCGCCTCCTCTACGAAGACGTCTGGCTCAGATCTTCCGACGGCGTCCACCTCCATGCCTGGTTCATCAAGTTTTTTCCTCACCGCCGAG GCCCAACCGTGCTCTTTTTTCAGGAAAATGCAGGAA ATATTGCCCACCGTCTTGAAATGATTCGCAAATTGTTACGAAAGTTGCACTGTAATGTTTTTATGCTTTCATACCGAGG CTATGGTGCCAGTGATGGATACCCTTCTCAGCATGGAATTACAAAGGATGCTCAAGTATTGATTGCTACCACAATTTTCATGCCATACAGAGTTCAACTATACCTTTCAG TTTTTGGAAGATCACTAGGAGGAGCAGTTGGTGCTGTACTTGCCAAAAATAATCCTGATAAG GTCTCAGCACTGATTTTGGAGAATACTTTTACCTCTATCCTTGACATGGCCGGAATTCTTGTGCCCTTCTTGAAGTGGTTTATTGGAGGAAGTGATTCAAAGGGACTCAAACTTCTTAATTTTCTGGTTAGATCTCCATGGAATACCATTGATGTTGTTGGCCAG ATCAAACAACCAATCCTTTTCCTCTCTGGTTTACAAGATGAATTGGTTCCCCCATCCCACATGGAGATGCTATATGCCAGGGCAGCTGCATGCAATAGGCAATGCTTATTTGTGAAGTTTCCGACCGGAATGCACATGGATACATGGTTGGCTGGTGGTGATAAATATTGGAGAACAATTCAGCAGTTTATGGAACAAACTGTTTCGGATAAGAAGGATGATGAACTACAAGGGGAAGAGTACCACAAGAGCAACG